From Paenibacillus sp. PL2-23:
ATCTGGACCAGCACGCCGTGCTGACCAAAGGCATGACCATTAGAGACGTGCTTAAGGGCGCGTTCCAATACCTGTTCGATATGGAGCAGGAGATGAACGACATGTACGGCAAGATGGGGGAGGTCTCGCCCGAGGAGCTGGAGCGTCTGCTGGAAGACGTCGGTACGATTCAGGATACGCTGACGAACCAGGATTTCTATATGATCGACGCCAAGATTGAAGAGACCGCGCGTGGTCTGGGCCTGACCGATATCGGTCTGGACAAGGATGTACACGATCTGAGCGGCGGCCAGCGCACGAAGGTGCTTCTCGCCAAGCTGTTGCTGGAGAAGCCTGATATTCTGCTCTTGGACGAGCCGACGAACTACTTGGACGAGGTCCATATCGAGTGGCTGAAGCGATACCTGCAAGAATACGAGAATGCCTTTATCCTCATTTCTCATGATATTCCGTTCCTGAACAGCGTAATTAATCTGATCTACCATATGGAGAATCAGGAGCTGAACCGTTACGTTGGAGATTATAACCACTTCCAGCAAGTGTACGAGATGAAGAAGCAGCAGCTGGAGTCCGCATACAAGCGCCAGCAGCAGGAGATTGCGGACCTGAAGGACTTTGTCGCGCGGAACAAAGCCAGTGTCGCAACCCGTAACATGGCCATGTCCAGACAGAAGAAGCTCGACAAGATGGATGTTATCGAGCTGGCGAAGGAGAAGCCGAAGCCGCAATTCAGCTTCAAGGAAGGCCGCACCGCCGGCCGTGTGATCTTCGAGACCAACGAGCTCGTGATCGGTTATTCCGAACCGCTGTCTCGTCCGCTGAACCTGCGAATGGAGCGCGGACAGAAGATTGCGCTCGTCGGCGCCAACGGGATTGGCAAGACGACTCTGCTTCGCAGTATTCTGGGCGAAATTCCGGCTGTATCCGGCTCTGTCGAGCTGGGCGACAACCTGGAGATCGGCTACTTCGAGCAAGAATCGAAGGAAGCGAACTATAATACATGTATCGAAGAGATATGGAACGTATTCCCTTCGTTTACACAATTCGAGGTTCGCGCCGCCCTGGCGAGATGCGGCTTGACCACCAAGCATATCGAAAGCAAAATTACGGTTCTGAGCGGCGGCGAGAAGGCCAAGGTTCGGCTCTGTAAGCTCATTAACCGCGATACGAACCTGCTGGTGCTCGACGAGCCGACGAACCACTTGGACGTCGACGCGAAGGAAGAACTGAAGCGAGCGCTCAGGGCGTACAAAGGCAGTATTCTCTTGATCTCTCACGAACCTGAATTCTATCGTGACGTAGTAACCGAAACCTGGAATTGCGAGAGCTGGACAACAAAAGTATTCTAATGACAATGAATGGTCAACACATAGAAAGCACCTGGCGGGAGAAGAACTCTTGCCGCTGGGGCTTTCTTTTTTTTGCGCTCTTCCTGAATTTGAAAATACAGGTATAATGGAGGTAGCAGGAAATGGAAATCAGATTGTATAAGCTAAATGATGAAACGCTTGGTGTTAGGCTTGTTCGTTTCAATCGAGATGATGTGCTTCGTATTAAAGCCATACAAGGACATCGGTGGGTACCTGCAGAGCGTATATGGACGCTGCCTTATACACTTGATGTGGTTCAACGATTAATCGATGCATATCCCCATTATGCTTTCGTGCCTGACGCTGCCCTTCAAGAGGAATGTTATTTGTTCAGTGAACGGAAGGCCAGACTGGGCAAAGCCGCTCTGATCTGGAGCCCAGAGGATGAGAGGAAGCTGCGAGATCAGCTTAAACTGCGAGGATACAGCGCCAGGACGATACGAGTGTATGCCGGTCATGTGAAGAGATATCATACCTTCACCATGACGCAATTGGGGACAACCGAGTGGGGAGCTAGCGTTATTCAGCCTTACCTGCTGCAGTTGCTTGATTCACAATTTTCTCATGCTTATGTGAACCAAGCAATCAGCGCGATTAAATTTTATAAGGAAAAAGTGCTTCAGATCAAGGACGATACAAAATTCGTTCGACCCAAAAAAGAAAAAAAGCTGCCACAAATTCTTTCACTGACTGAAGTGAAATGCCTGCTGCAAGCCTTGAACAACGAAAAGCACATCGCATTACTTGCGCTGACTTACTCCTCAGGTCTACGGGTAGGAGAGGTCGTGCGCTTGAGACTGGACGATGTTGATATCGGCAGGCGCTCGCTGCGAATCAAACAAGCCAAGGGACGCAAGGATCGGTATACCTTGCTATCCGATCAAGCCTTCCATCTGGTTCAGGTGTACGTCAAGACCTATTCACCCCAGACATGGCTCTTCCCCGGCCAAGATCCCAATAGTCATCTCACAGAACGGTCCGCGCAGAGGCTGTTCGAACGAGCTTTGGAAGCATCCGGCATCAACAAAAAAGTGAGTATACACAGCCTTCGCCACTCCTTCGCCACTCACTTGCTGGAAAGCGGCGTAGATCTCCGCTACATCCAAGAGCTCCTCGGCCACCAAAGCCCCCGCACAACCCAGATCTATACCCACGTCACATCAAAGGACCTCCGCCGCATTCGAAGTCCTTTGGATAGTTAATGGGATGCGTAAGGGAAGAGATCTTGGAGATATAGGAAGAAGGTAGGGAAGAGATCAGGGAAGAGATCTTGTAAGAGATTTAGGAGATCTGATCAAGTTGGCTTTGTTGGCGTGCAGGTTGGGTTGTGAGAGGGATTAGCTAACGTTGGTTGGTGGTCGGCATCGGATGGATTAGCGTCGAATTATTGCAATTAACACGAACAACAGAAACACCACACCCAGAACAACTTAACCAAAAGTACAGCAATAAAAACGTTATGTGTCATTGCCTTGATCAAAGAAGTACAACCCATCAGGAATCTAGAACATGTAAAAGTCCTTCTGATGTGAATCGATGAAGAGTATACAAGGACTATTATCATGATCTGTCTGGATTCCTGACCGAAATCGTGTACGACTTGACCTAACCTAGCTTTCAATAGGAAACCCGTACAGGGCGTATTAAGGGATCATCCGAAAAAATGACGTAAAGGGCAAAACTGAAATGCGATTGTACAAGGCGGAAGTTACTTTTCCGCCCTAGCAACAATCAGCATTTCTGCCCATTTACATCTCCCTGGTAACCGCATCGGATGAACCCTTAAGCCCTGTACAAACCCTATTGAATGACTAGAAAGCGTTAGGTCAAGATCGTAAAACACGATTTCTTGGGTTAACTCGGAGAAGAGGCAACGACACATAACACCAGATTCACGCTGCGTCGCCTGTCGGCTCCTTGGTCCGGCCGGAGTATAGGAAGAGGATACGAAGATGATAATTCAGTAGCAGGGAAGCACATTCAGCCGGACAATCCTGCACAGGCTAAGTCCTTCGGACCCGGCAAGTCGATCGCTGCGCTTGATCGACAGGGCAGCTTAAGCCAGTGAGGATTCGCGAATCCCAAACGTTATGTGTCATTGCCTTGGTCAAAGAAGTAGAACCCATCAGGAATCTAGATCATATATAAGTCCTTTTGAGGTGACTCGATGAAGAGTATTCAAGGACTATTATCATGATCTGTCTGGATTCCTGACCGAAATCGTGTACGACTTGACCTAACCTAGCTTTCAATAGGAAACCCGTACAGGGCGTAGGAAGGGATCATCCGAAAAAATGACGTAAAGGGCAAAACTGAAATGCGATTGTACAAGGCGGAAGTTACTGTTTCGCCCTAGCAACAATCAGCATTTCTGCCCCTTTACATCTCCCTGGTAACCCTTAAGCCCTGTACAAACCCTATTGAAAGACTAGAAAGCGTTAGGTCAAGATCGTAAAACACGATTTCTTGGGCTAACTCGGAGAAGAGGCAACGACACATAACACCAGATTCACGCTGCGTCGCCTGTCGGCTCCTTGGTCCGGCCGGAGTATAGGAAGAAGATTCAATGAAGATAACTCAGTAGCAGGGAAGCACATTCAGCCGGACAATCCTGCACAGGCTAAGTCCTTCGGACCCGGCAAGTCGATCGCTACGCTTGATCGAAAGG
This genomic window contains:
- a CDS encoding ABC-F family ATP-binding cassette domain-containing protein — its product is MSILNVERLSHGFGDRAIFNDVSFRLLKGEHIGLIGANGEGKSTFMNIITGKLQPDDGKVEWSKRMRVGYLDQHAVLTKGMTIRDVLKGAFQYLFDMEQEMNDMYGKMGEVSPEELERLLEDVGTIQDTLTNQDFYMIDAKIEETARGLGLTDIGLDKDVHDLSGGQRTKVLLAKLLLEKPDILLLDEPTNYLDEVHIEWLKRYLQEYENAFILISHDIPFLNSVINLIYHMENQELNRYVGDYNHFQQVYEMKKQQLESAYKRQQQEIADLKDFVARNKASVATRNMAMSRQKKLDKMDVIELAKEKPKPQFSFKEGRTAGRVIFETNELVIGYSEPLSRPLNLRMERGQKIALVGANGIGKTTLLRSILGEIPAVSGSVELGDNLEIGYFEQESKEANYNTCIEEIWNVFPSFTQFEVRAALARCGLTTKHIESKITVLSGGEKAKVRLCKLINRDTNLLVLDEPTNHLDVDAKEELKRALRAYKGSILLISHEPEFYRDVVTETWNCESWTTKVF
- a CDS encoding tyrosine-type recombinase/integrase, giving the protein MEIRLYKLNDETLGVRLVRFNRDDVLRIKAIQGHRWVPAERIWTLPYTLDVVQRLIDAYPHYAFVPDAALQEECYLFSERKARLGKAALIWSPEDERKLRDQLKLRGYSARTIRVYAGHVKRYHTFTMTQLGTTEWGASVIQPYLLQLLDSQFSHAYVNQAISAIKFYKEKVLQIKDDTKFVRPKKEKKLPQILSLTEVKCLLQALNNEKHIALLALTYSSGLRVGEVVRLRLDDVDIGRRSLRIKQAKGRKDRYTLLSDQAFHLVQVYVKTYSPQTWLFPGQDPNSHLTERSAQRLFERALEASGINKKVSIHSLRHSFATHLLESGVDLRYIQELLGHQSPRTTQIYTHVTSKDLRRIRSPLDS